AACTCCTTTAAGTTCAAGGTTTTGCGCCTTGGACTTTTTTGTTTCTACATTAGCCGTTGATTCTTGGAAATGACCGCTAAATGTAGTGAGGCGTTGTACAAGATTTTCCTTGCACTGATGCCGTGAGACATATTACCGCAGTTCCGCTAAGCGAAGTGCACCCGCAAGGAGTGCGCCGTTCGACTAAGGCGCTAAAGCGCCAAGTCTCACGCAGCGGGACACGGGCCAAGGACGGCCCGCGCCGCCACTGAGCCATGGAAGGCGAATTGGCGGTGTTCCCGGACTTCGCTAGGAACAAGGTTAGATTTCTCCGGCGTCAGTGTTGAAAATCGGTACAACGCTTCACTATATTGCCCAGGGTCATTTCCTAGAGCCAACGGAAATGTTTAAAATTTTCCAGTATTGTTCATAATAATGCTGGGTATAATCCGGGAAGGAGGTTGATAACTTGAAAAAAATTGCTTTAATTAGCATAATTATGGTTGCCATTGTTTTCTCAGCCTGTTTTGCATATGCGGGCGAAGCTGCCGATTATACGGTTAAACCCGGGGATACCCTTTATGAAATAGGAAAGAGATTCGGCTTGCACTATAGTGCAATCATGAAGACCAATAAACTGGGTTCCACTGTTATCATGCCTGGAATGAAGCTGAATATTCCTGTGGAAGCAGGGATTATTCATACTGTGACGACAGGGGAAACACTTTACGGTATTTCACGGAAGTACGGTGTCCGGGTGACAGAAATAAAAAACCGGAACAACCTGTCTGGTGACCTGATTGTTCCCGGAATGAGGCTTGTTCTAACGGACGGCAGCGCCGCGGCAGACCATCGGGTCCAGCCGGTACTCAGCGGAAACGCATCCTTTGGCAGTAGTGATATTTTGCTGCTGGCCAAAATGATTCATGCCGAATCCAGGGGTGAGCCGCTGAGCGGACAGATTGCAGTCGGTGCGGTTATCTTAAACAGGCTGAAGAGCGAGCATTTTCCTTCAACAATAAGGGAAATCATATTTCAGAGGACCAAGGGTGTATACCAGTTTACTCCAGTCTCTAATGGTCAGATTGACCTGGAACCGGACCGTTCAGCGTTTTATGCCGCTGAACGTGCCCTAAAAGGCGAAGACCCGACAGGCGGGGCGCTCTTTTTCTACAACCCCGATATAAGTTCGGATAAGTGGATTAAGACACTGCCTGTCACCAAAGTAATTGGCAACCATGTATTTGCTAGATAAGAGAATAAGTTAACCGAAAACGGAGTGGCCCTGGGTCTAATAGGAGACTTGAGGGCCACTTTTGTTTTTTGGGAGAATTGAATATTATAGAAATTATTATAGTTAATTCAAGAGAGGCTGATATTGTCAGACCTCTTTTTTTTGTTCCCAGATTTTAACCCCGCAAAACCGCATTTTAACCCCCAAAAGCCGCATTTGAGGACGATATTACAGGAAAAAACAGTAAATTTGTTAAATACATTCAAGGATTTGGAAACTTTGGCATTTGCTAAAGAAATACTTTGAATTAGGTGTAAAGGGGAGAACTGCTAATGATTAAATGGGGAAGGCTTAACTTATATCAAAGAATTTTAAGCATTATTTTAAGCATTCTTATTGTATTTCCTGCTTATTTGTTTCCAATAACCAATGTTGGCTTAAGTAGTCCTGCTGAGGCGGAAGATGATGCGGCAGGCAACACAGGCACGAGCAGCAGTATAAGTGTGAAAGTACCTGCGAATATTGCTGTGACTAGCCCTGTGGATGGTAGTATAGTAAGTGGCGCTGTCTATACAATTACGGCCGGCAGTGACGAGCCTCTGTCAGGGGAGGTCACATTAGCCATCGATGAATCAACTAAGGACAGTGTATACCTCGCGCAACCGTCCACCGACATAACCTTTAACTATGTTTGGGATACCACACAGTATCCTGACGGCAGCAGCCATGAAATAGAGGTATCAGATTTTACGGCAGAAGGGAACGTTTATTCCTTAGGCAGCAGCACAGTAACTGTGAACAATAATGTGCCCATTAATATACCCATTGAAGAAGATATAACCCATGATGTAAGCTTATCTTTGACTTTGGAGGCTGACAGTGACCTTACACCTCCTGTTGTCAGCATTATTTCACCTTCTGAAGGAACTGTCACAGGCCCAACTGATATTATTGCCGAAGCCACCGATGAAGTTGGTGTTACCAATGTCGAATTTTATATTGATGATATTTTGGTTGGCGAGGACTTGGTGGCCCCTTACGTTTATGGCTGGGATACAACTGATTTAACGGGTACTTATGTTTTATCAGCCAAAGCATATGATGCCGCAGACAACATAGGTGTCAGCAATACGGTTTCCGTTAACTTTACATCATCATCAGGCTGGAGCCATACTGATACAACCTATGAAGATTGGCAGCAGGGCGCTTTGGAGAATGTGGCAGCTACTGCCGAAGGGGATCTGGAGTTAAATATAGTTCCTTTTCAGGATGACTTTTCTGAGGCCACGCTTAATCCGGCCTGGATCTGGGAAACTCCAAAAGCGGGGTCATCGTATTCATTGACAGCCAGACCGGATTGGTTCAGGTTATCCCTGCCCAATTCACCTCCATTCAACCACACAACTACGTTAGATGAAGCGCCCAAATTGAAACTGCCGGTATCTGACGGTGATTGGGTCCTGGAAACAAAATATAATTTATCAACATATCCTAATGGATACAGCTTCCATGCCGGTTTGCTCGTATATTTTGGCCAATATGACTGCTACTATTGGGGGCCATATAAAGGACTCAATCTGAAAGCGGCAAAAACCAGCATACCCACTATAGCTGATGCGGCGTTTACCAGTCCTAACGGTTTTCTCAGAATAAGAAAAACGGGAGATACTTATTACTTTGACTATAAAGTAAATGAGACCGATGAATGGATCAATGCAGGAAGTCATACCAATACAAATATTCCACAAAGTGTCGGTGTAATAGCGAAAACATGGTCCTACCTCCTTCGTGGTGTTAACCTTGATTGTGATTACATCAAATTTAATTATTTAGCCGGCTATAGGATTTCTCCTGTATTCGATATTTCATCAGCCACGATTGCTGGTAATTCAACAATTGCCTGGAATGCAACTTTGCCGGAGAATACAAGCCTGACTGTGGAAACCGATTTTTCCTTTGACGGAGGAGTTACCTGGTTAGGATGGCAGCCTGTAACGAATAATGGCAGCATCCCCGGCATCTCGGCAGGTACTGACCTAACTAACGGTGTGCTCAAATACCGGACAACTTTTACCACTGATGATATTAATCTTAAGCCACAACTACATGACCTTTCAGCGGCAATAACTTCACTGGACACAATCGAAGGACTTGATATTTCCATAGAAAACCCTGCCAACGGCTCTTATGTAAAAGGCATTCAGGAAGTCCGGGTAAATGCGGCCAGTGATTTGGGTATATCTAATATTGACTTATCTATTGATGATACTCCGGTTGATTCGGGTACAACCAGTCCCCTTATTTACAGTTGGAATACCGATAGTTGGGCTGAGGGTTACCATAATTTAAAGGCAACAGTGTATGATACCGCATATAATCACAGATCTACAAGTTCGATTGCTTTTGTTGACAGAAGCGCCCCCGTTATTGCAAATCCTAAAATAACCACAACCTCCACTAAAGCGGTAATAACATGGACAACCAATGAACCCGCCGACAGTCAGGTTGAATGGGGCAAGTACAACAGTTGGGGCAACTTCACACCACTGGACACCGCAATGGTTACAGATCATACCGTGGTTGTTGAGGGCCTCCAACCGGGTTCGTATTACAACTTCCGTATTCTGACCAAAGACCGGGGGGATAACCTGGCCACTTATTCCAAAACATTTGTAGGCACTCTTAAATTGGTTGCCCCATATGTCAGAGAGTGGTTGTTAAACGGGCCATATGAAAACACCCAGACATCGGTATTGGAAACCGATTATCTGAATGGTGAAGATCAGGTATTGCCTTCGGAACGCCAGGTACAGGGCGGACATACCTGGGCTAAGCTGGTCAGCACTACAGACAGTATAAATATCTCAAATATTTATTACACCGGTCAGTATGCCGCATATGCACATACATATGTTTATTCACCGGCACCACAGGATACCTTAATGTGGATAGGAGGGCAAGCCGGGTACAAAGTATGGCTAAATGGAAGCGTATGTGTTGACCGGGATAAAACTGCGGAGCAGGGATATACTTCTGAGTCTGTGGATGTTCACCTTAATGAAGGCTGGAACGGGCTGATGGTCAAGATGAGTGACCTTAACAGTATTTCCAAATTTGATGTCCGGTTTGCATTTGATGATGGTTCAGGAGTGCCGGGACTGGTTTACCAACTGGATAATCCTGCTGACGGGACACCCCCTGCCGATACTTTGGCGCCTACTCTTTCAGATATTACGGCGACACCTGCTTCGGGGTCTGCCACAATAAACTGGTCAACTCTGGATGAGGCCGGTGATTCCAAAATACTCTATGGTTTGACAGACGCTTATGGCAGTACATATTATGCGGCT
This portion of the Phosphitispora fastidiosa genome encodes:
- a CDS encoding cell wall hydrolase codes for the protein MKKIALISIIMVAIVFSACFAYAGEAADYTVKPGDTLYEIGKRFGLHYSAIMKTNKLGSTVIMPGMKLNIPVEAGIIHTVTTGETLYGISRKYGVRVTEIKNRNNLSGDLIVPGMRLVLTDGSAAADHRVQPVLSGNASFGSSDILLLAKMIHAESRGEPLSGQIAVGAVILNRLKSEHFPSTIREIIFQRTKGVYQFTPVSNGQIDLEPDRSAFYAAERALKGEDPTGGALFFYNPDISSDKWIKTLPVTKVIGNHVFAR